A genome region from Gopherus flavomarginatus isolate rGopFla2 chromosome 9, rGopFla2.mat.asm, whole genome shotgun sequence includes the following:
- the SDR42E2 gene encoding putative short-chain dehydrogenase/reductase family 42E member 2: protein MKQFSTWEKKCFVCLVIENRIACCRHDPKHISNGVVPPWSQTSDCNLNQHAGALSKRSMNAVVTGGGGFFGYNLGCALAKSGASVVLLDIQEPIWEMPNGVVFIQADVRDYDALFAICEGADCVFHAAAYGMSGLEQLQKEKIESINVGGTKLIIEVCKQQNIPRLIYTSTVNVVFGGNPIEDGDEETVPYFPLKKHIDHYSKTKSIADQMVLAANGTPVAGGDKLRTCVLRPPGIYGPGEQRHLPRIAVNIQKGLFRFRFGDPSATMNWVHVQNLVQAHILAAMALTSERNYIASGQAYYINDGKNVNLFEWITPLFEKLGCSPPWIRIPTCFVYVAATAMEYLHLALKPVIEFTPLLTRNEVQNIAVTHTFRIDKARSQLGYYPKKFTFADSVDHFIKIRPENQNHHIFFKVILSLIGSFLSLIFLSFTLADLPIMHFFKENQH from the exons ATGAAGCAATTTTCAacatgggaaaaaaaatgttttgtgtgtCTGGTGATAGAAAATCGTATTGCATGTTGTAGACATGACCCAAAACATATATCTAATGGGGTAGTGCCCCCTTGGAGCCAAACATCTGACTGTAATCTGAACCAACATGCTGGAGCACTGAGTAAAAGAAGCATGAACGCAGTAGTGACAGGAGGTGGAGGATTCTTTGGCTATAATTTGGGGTGTGCTCTTGCCAAATCAGGTGCCTCAGTTGTTCTGTTAGATATACAAGAGCCCATCTGGGAAATGCCTAATGGAGTAGTGTTTATCCAG GCTGATGTGAGGGATTATGATGCTCTATTTGCAATTTGTGAAGGGGCTGACTGTGTGTTTCATGCAGCTGCATATGGAATGTCAGGACTAGAGCAA CTACAAAAAGAAAAGATTGAATCTATAAATGTTGGTGGGACAAAACTCATAATTGAAG TCTGCAAACAACAGAACATCCCCAGATTGATATATACTAGTACAGTGAACGTGGTGTTTGGAGGGAATCCCATTGAAGATGGCGATGAGGAAACTGTGCCATATTTTCCACTAAAAAAG CATATTGACCATTATTCCAAGACCAAATCGATTGCTGACCAAATGGTACTAGCAGCTAATGGAACTCCAGTAGCAG GAGGTGATAAGCTCCGTACATGTGTTCTTCGCCCACCAGGCATCTACGGACCAGGAGAGCAAAGACATCTGCCACGAATagca GTTAATATTCAGAAGGGGCTGTTTCGCTTCAGGTTTGGGGACCCTTCTGCCACAATGAACTGGGTTCATGTACAGAATCTTGTACAAGCTCATATCCTGGCTGCTATGGCTCTTACCTCTGAGAGGAACTATATAGCT AGTGGTCAGGCATACTACATAAATGATGGCAAGAATGTCAACCTTTTTGAATGGATAACTCCACTA TTTGAAAAATTAGGTTGCAGTCCACCATGGATACGTATTCCTACTTGCTTTGTTTATGTAGCag CCACAGCAATGGAATATCTGCACTTGGCATTGAAACCAGTTATTGAATTTACACCTTTGCTGACCAGAAATGAG GTGCAGAACATTGCCGTGACTCACACATTCCGAATAGACAAGGCACGCAGCCAGCTAGGTTACTATCCAAAGAAGTTCACATTTGCCGATTCTGTGGAccattttattaaaataagacCAGAAAACCAGAATCATCACATCTTCTTTAAAGTCATACTTTCCTTAATTGGCAGCTTTCTAAGTttgatatttctttcttttacattAGCAGATCTTCCAATTATGCATTTTTTCAAAGAAAACCAACATTAA